The window TCGTGCCTTCTGAAGCCCTCTAGCATGTCCTGCCTTAACTTGGCTAGCTCCTGCAGGGTTTCTTTCATCTTCTGCAGAAGTTCTTCATAGCCGAGCAGACCAGCTACCGTCAGCCTGAACTCTTCATCCTCCTTTAGTAACTCCAGGAGTCGCTTCTTCAGCAAAGCCTTTGACATCTGTACCTCCAGGGTTCTGTCGCTATTAAAGCTATTCGCGACAACCGATGACCCGGAAACTCGGGGGCGAGCTGCCGGAGGGTTCGTTAGTTACCCCGACCGTGTAGATGAGGACCGTGTTCAGCTGCGGGATAGAGCTTAAAGAGCACTTCGCAGGCTCTTTGGGTGGTTTTAGGGTCTCTTCACGGCATTCGAAGGGAAAAGGCTAAGTGCGGCCGCGTTTTCGTAGCGCCGTGGGCCTAGTCCACGTTGAAGCTGTTGTCAAGAAAGGTTGTGTAGCGCTACCGGTTAAGCTGCTGGTCGATTCAGGCGCGACTTACACCGTGCTTGAGCGCGACGTTTGGGAGAGGTTAGGTTTGGAGAAGATGGGGGATGTCGAGCTCGTTCTCGCCGGCGGAACGACTATTAAGCGAGGTGTCTCAGAGGTGCTGATCGAGCTTAAAGGCT of the Thermofilaceae archaeon genome contains:
- a CDS encoding aspartyl protease family protein, producing the protein MGLVHVEAVVKKGCVALPVKLLVDSGATYTVLERDVWERLGLEKMGDVELVLAGGTTIKRGVSEVLIELKGYGE